From Oncorhynchus nerka isolate Pitt River linkage group LG1, Oner_Uvic_2.0, whole genome shotgun sequence, the proteins below share one genomic window:
- the LOC115138692 gene encoding C-X-C chemokine receptor type 4-like — MSSYYESIIFYNDNGSEESGDYDLAYEEPCNRVSGDDFQRIFLPTVYGIIFLLGIVGNGLVLIVMGYQKKVQTKTDKYRLHLSVADLLFVLTLPFWAVDAASSWYFGGFLCTTVHVIYTINLYSSVLILAFISMDRYLAVVHATNSQTTRTFLADRVIYVAVWLPAVILTVPDIVFATAQNGVSRTICQRIYPQETSFYWMAGFRFQHILVGFVLPGLVILTCYCIIIAKLSQGSKGQVLKRKALKTTVILVLCFFSCWLPYCVGIFVDTLMLLNVISHSCALEQSLQTWISITEALAYFHCCLNPILYAFLGVKFKKSARNALIVSSRSSHKMLTKKRGPISSVSTESESSGALSS; from the exons ATGTCTTCTTATTACGAG AGCATCATTTTTTACAACGACAACGGCTCGGAAGAATCAGGGGATTATGACTTGGCCTATGAGGAGCCGTGCAACAGAGTCAGTGGTGATGATTTTCAAAGGATCTTCTTACCGACAGTTTACGGAATAATATTCCTGTTAGGAATCGTCGGGAATGGACTGGTATTGATAGTGATGGGCTACCAGAAAAAGGTCCAAACGAAGACTGATAAATACAGGCTGCATCTCTCGGTGGCCGACCTCCTATTCGTCCTCACGCTACCTTTCTGGGCGGTGGATGCGGCCAGCAGTTGGTACTTTGGCGGTttcctctgtaccactgtgcATGTGATCTACACCATCAACCTGTATAGCAGCGTCCTCATTCTGGCCTTTATCAGTATGGACAGGTACCTGGCAGTGGTGCATGCCACCAATAGTCAAACCACCAGGACGTTTCTTGCAGACAGAGTGATCTATGTAGCTGTATGGCTACCCGCTGTGATTCTCACCGTGCCTGACATAGTGTTTGCCACAGCTCAGAATGGAGTCTCCAGAACCATCTGTCAACGCATCTACCCCCAGGAAACTAGCTTCTACTGGATGGCGGGGTTCCGTTTCCAGCACATTCTGGTAGGCTTTGTCCTTCCCGGGTTGGTCATCCTCACCTGCTACTGCATCATCATCGCCAAGCTGTCCCAGGGGTCCAAGGGTCAGGTGTTGAAGAGAAAGGCTCTCAAGACCACTGTCATCCTCGTCCTGTGCTTCTTCAGCTGCTGGCTGCCATACTGTGTGGGGATCTTCGTGGACACCCTGATGTTGCTCAATGTGATCTCCCATAGCTGTGCCCTGGAGCAGAGTCTGCAGACTTGGATCTCAATCACAGAGGCTCTGGCATACTTTCACTGTTGTCTCAACCCTATCCTTTATGCTTTCCTGGGTGTTAAATTTAAGAAATCTGCCCGGAATGCACTGATTGTCAGCAGTAGATCAAGTCATAAGATGCTGACAAAAAAGAGAGGACCCATTTCATCTGTGTCTACTGAATCTGAGTCTTCAGGTGCCCTGTCCAGTTAA